A window of the Oncorhynchus mykiss isolate Arlee chromosome 15, USDA_OmykA_1.1, whole genome shotgun sequence genome harbors these coding sequences:
- the LOC118938786 gene encoding catenin delta-2-like codes for MMSMKERKTEYDSTATNAGFHDNKGEHTSRKDTMAVRISCGTSTLFRNSYVTTNDEIEHNQIPPQPMAPQADCSSTPLKDYDTFPPSLPPSFPPPQNPGRMLDDSFFEPPDQPLPQPPSQAATDLRMHLGLKSTGNYVDFYSASRPYSELNYETSHYPASPDSWV; via the exons ATGATGAGTATGAAAGAACGCAAGACCGAATACGACTCCACAGCAACCAATGCAGGTTTCCACGACAACAAAGGAGAGCACACCTCCCGAAAAGACACcatggcag TCAGAATCTCCTGTGGAACATCCACGTTGTTCCGGAACTCTTATGTTACAACTAATGACGAGATCGAACACAACCAG ATCCCTCCCCAGCCCATGGCCCCTCAGGCAGACTGCTCCTCTACACCCCTAAAAGACTACGACAcgttccctccatccctccctccctccttcccacctcCGCAGAACCCTGGCCGCATGCTGGATGACTCCTTCTTCGAGCCTCCAGATCAGCCCCTCCCCCAGCCCCCGTCTCAGGCCGCCACGGACCTCCGGATGCACCTTGGCCTTAAGTCCACTGGCAACTATGTGGACTTCTACTCTGCATCCCGGCCCTACTCCGAACTCAACTACGAGACCAGCCACTACCCGGCTTCACCTGACTCCTGGGTCTAA